TCCTCCCCTTGCACAAGCCTCAAGCCACGATCGGAGTTGGGGACATTGACGGCCTCCCCTGGTGACGGCGAGCACGCGGCCCGCGAGGGCTACTACCCCGATCCGTCCATCCCCGGGTTCGTCCGGTACTGGAACGGCCTCAACTGGGTCCCGGGTACGAGCCGCCCTGCCGCCCGGTCCGACGAGACGGGCCCGGTGTTCCTGGACGAGACCGGCGTGACCGAGGCGCTGCCCGAACCCGAGCTCGAACCCGAGCCCGCACCCGTCGCCCGGCCCGCCGTACCCGCACCCGCGGCGACGCCCGCCTGGCAGGCCGACCCGCTGCACCAGTCCGGCTTCGGCGGGCCCCGCGACCACCGGGTGTCCTGGGGCAGCCCGCCGCTGCCGGAGCCCGACCCGGGGCACGCGCCGGCCCGTTCGGCGGGGGTCTCGCTGGGCCGCGGGCCGCGCCCGGAGCCCCTGGACGCGGCCGAACGGCCGGAGCGCGGGCCGGGGGTGTCCTTCGCCCGTACGCCGTCCGCCGCGGCGGCGGCCACCGCGGAGCGGTTCCCCGCGCAGGCCGCGGCGCGGGGCTCCGCCGAGGGCGTGGGAATCCTGTCCGCGCGCTCCCCGGCCGCCCAGGCCCCGGCGCCTGCTCCGGCTCCCGCACCTGCTCCGGCCCCGGCCCCGGCGCCTGCTCCCGCTCCCGTCGAGCCCGAGTGGCCCGCCGCCCCCGGCGCCGGCGCCGGGCCGTCCGGGCTCACCTCCTCGTGGCCGCAGACCCCGCTGCGGCGCGACCCGGCACCGCGGCGCGACCCGGTGGCGCCCCGGCCCGAGCCCGAGGCCCCGGCGGCCTGGGACGCGCGGCCTGAGCCAGAGGCCCCGATGCTCCGCGACCCGGTGGCGCGCCCCGAGCCCGAGACGCCGGTCCGGCGCGACCCGGCTGCCGCCGCCTCGGCAGCGGCCCGGTCCGTGCATGCGCCGTCGTCGCCGTCGCCGTCGCCGTCTGCGCAGGCCCCGGCGGTCCGTCGGCCCGCCGCAGGGTCCGCCCCGGCTTCGGCCCCCGCCCCCCGGCAGGCGGCCGCCCCCGCCGAGGCGGATCACGACCTCGAGGCGCCGGCGGCACCGGAAGCCGGCCGCACGGCCCCCCGGCCCACCGAGCGGGCCGTCTTCGAGCGGATGGCGGAGCGGGCCGTCCGCCCCGCCGGGCTGGTGCGCCGGGCCCTCGCCCGCACGCTGGACACCCTCGTACTCGGCGCGGTCGCGGTGGGGACCGCCTGGCCCCTCGTACCCGCGGCCACCGCCCATCTCGAGGCCAAGGTCGACGCCGCGAAGGGCAGCGGCCGGACCACCACCGTGTGGCTGTTCGACAGCACCATGGCCGGATACCTCGGCCTCGTCCTGGGCGCCGTACTGCTCTTCGGGGTGTTCTACGAGGCGCTGCCCACCGCCCGCTGGGGCCGCACCCCCGGCAAGAAGCTCCTCGGGATCCGGGTGCTGTCCGCCGCCACGCTCCGCCCGCCCACGTTCGGCGCGGCCCTGCGCCGCTGGCTGGTGTACGCGTTCCTCGGGCTCCCCGGCAGCCTCTGGTGCCTGGTGGACCGGCCCCGCCGCCGGGGCTGGCACGACCGGGCGGCCAGGACGTACGTGGCCCGCTGAGGCCCGGCAGGGGGCCGCGGGGGGACGCCGGGGGCGGCCGCCGGGGGGCGCCTTCCCCCGAACGGACGCCGTCCCGTTGCAGGGTTCGCGGGGCCGGGTTCGACTCGGGCCATGAGTACCGATCAGCCGCCGCCGGGCCAGCCGCCCGAGGACGACCCGTTCCTCAAGAAGCCCCAGGAACCGACGCCTCCGTCGGGCGGTTCGCCGTACGGCCCGCCGCCGGGAGGCCCGACCCCGCCCCCGGGCGGCGCCCCTCCGCCGCCGGGAGGCCCCTACGGCGGCGCGGGCGGCGGCGGATACCCGCCCCCGCCGCCCCCGCACGGCGGCGGCCCGGGTGACCCGTACGGCGGGGGCGGCGGCTACGGCATGCCCGATCCGCTCGCGGGGATGCCCCCGCTGGCCGACTTCGGCAAGCGGCTCGGGGCCCGCATCATCGACGTGGTCATCGTGCTCGTGCCGCTGTTCCTGATCCAGCTGGCGTTCGGCACCAACCGCTACGCGGTCGAGACGAACAAGGGGGAGGACGTCAGCCAGGTCTTCACCAAGTCGTACAGCGGCAGCGGTCTGGCCATGACGCTGATCTCGATCGTCCTGTTCGTCGGCTACGACTGGTGGTTCGCCAAGAAGGACGGCAGGACCATCGGCAAGAAGGCCCTCGGGCTGCGCGTCGCGATGCTCAACGACGGCAGCGTCCCGCAGTCCGGCGCGGCCCTCGGGCGGGCCGCCATGCTCTGGCTGCCGGCGCTCCTGTGCTGCCCCTGCCTGTGGCAGATCGTGCTGATCGTGTCGATCCTCGTGGACAAACCGTACAAGCAGGGCCTGCACGACAAGGTGGGCAAGACCGTGGTGGTGAGTGCGGCGTAGCGACGAGGAGGACCGGCGTGCGGCTGGGCGTCCTGCGGCTCAGTGGTGCACCGGCTGTTCGACGGCGGCCGCCCGGGGCTCAGGCACCCGGGCGGCCGCCGCGTCCGCGGGGCCCACGGGGACCGGTTCGGGCGTGATTTCGGCAACACCGGGGGAAACGGCAGGGGTACGGGCGGGGGCTCCGGCGGGGGCGGCGTGCCGGCCGCGGCGGCGGGGGCTCGCGGCGGTGAGCGCGACGAGCAGTCCGAGGGCCAGTGCGGCGGTGGTGATGACGGCGATCCCGCGCCCCGTGCCCGTCTGCGAGAGCAGCAGCATGGCGATCGTCGACACGACGACGGTGGCGGACCCGTAGAACAACTGGGCGGCAGTCGGACGCGGCATGGCGGTATCCGTCCTCAAGGCGGGGAGGGGGAGTCTGCTCAACTAGGTCGCGCGTCAAGCGACTCTACGTCGGGGGATTCCCGAGCGGAACCGCCAGTAAGCGTGACCTAACCCACGGTGCCCGGAGCACGGGGGGCGCACGGGTTCACCCACCCGTCCCACAGTGTGGTCAGGACGCGCCCTTCGTCCTATATGGCAGAGGAACGTCCGGATACCGGAACTCCCTGACCGCATAGTGCAGTTGTAAGGAAGAAGTCAAGGTCTGTCTTTTCTTTAGACTCTCCGGTCAAATGTCGTCACTTGAGACGCGCGCCGCGCGGAACCCCCCACTCCTTTGGAGACGTTCCGACCTGTGTCGCGGCCGCGGGAGGGGAACGACATCAAGTGACCAGCAATTCCAGCCGTCGACGAGCGCTGCGTGCCGCAGCCGTCGGTGTGACCCTGGCCGCGACTGCGGCTTCCGGCGCCTTCCTCGTCACTGCCCAGGCCTCCGACAAGCCGTCGACCGCGGCCACCGTGGAGCGCCAGGACCCGGCCGCCCCCGCGAAGGAGCAGGTCCAGCACAACCTGAAGGGCCCGTTCAGCGACCAGCAGGCCCAGGCCCGCGAAGCCGCCCTTGACCAGGTGCTGTCGGGCAAGAAGACCGTCGAGCAGCGGGGCGCCTCCAAGGTCGTCAAGCTCGACGACAAGAAGTACGTCGAGCTCGGCCGCGAGAAGACCGACAAGATCTTCACGATCCTCGTCGAGTTCGGCGACCAGGTCGACAGCACGACCATGTTCGACCCGGACGGTCCGGACGGCCCGAAGCCGGCCGTCCCGAAGTACGGCGGCACCCCCGGTCCGCTGCACAACACCATCGCGCAGCCCGACCGTGCCAACAACAACAGCACGGCCTGGCGCAAGGACTTCAGCCGCGACTACTTCCAGGACCTGTACTTCGGTACCGGTCAGGGCAAGGACTCGCTGAAGACCTACTACGAGAAGACCTCCTCGGGTCGCTACTCGGTCGACGGCCAGGTCGCCGACTGGGTCAAGATCCCGAACAACGAGGCCCGTTACGGCTCGAACTACTGCGGTCAGACCAACTGCGCCAACGTGTGGGACACCGTCCGTGACGGTGTCAACGCGTGGGTCGCCGGCCAGAAGAAGGCCGGCAAGACCGACGCCGAGATCAAGGCCACGCTGGCGCAGTACGACCAGTGGGACCGCAACGACTTCGACGGCGACGGCAACTTCAACGAGCCCGACGGCTACATCGACCACTTCCAGATCGTCCACGCGGGCGAGGACGAGTCGGCCGGCGGCGGTGTCCAGGGCACCAACGCGCTGTGGGCGCACCGCTGGTACGCCTACGGCACCGACGCGGGCAAGACCGGCCCGGCCGGCAACAAGGCCGGCGGCACCCAGATCGGCGACACCGGCATCTGGGTCGGCGACTACACGATGCAGCCGGAGAACGGCGGCCTCGGCGTCTTCGCGCACGAGTACGGCCACGACCTCGGTCTGCCGGACCTCTACGACACCTCCGGTGGCGGCGAGAACTCGGTCGGCTTCTGGTCCCTGATGTCCGCCGGCTCCTGGCTCGGCGAGGGCAAGGACTCCATAGGCGACATGCCGGGCGACATGACCGCCTGGGACAAGCTCCAGCTGGGCTGGCTGAACTACGACACGGCCAAGGCCGCGACGAAGTCCACCCACAAGCTGGGTGTTTCGGAGTTCAACACCAAGGACAAGCAGGCGCTGGTCGTCGAGCTGCCGAAGAAGCAGGTCAAGACCGACATCGTCGCTCCCGCCGAGGGCTCCTCGCAGTGGTGGAGCAACATGGGTGACGACCTCAAGAACACCCTCACCCGCTCGGTCGACCTGACCGGCAAGTCCTCCGCCGCACTGGGCCTCAAGGGCTGGTGGGACATCGAGAAGGACTACGACTACCTCTACACCGAGGTGTCCACCGACGGGGGCGCCACCTGGACCGTCCTGAACGGCACCGCCAATGGCAAGGCCATCCCGGCCGACGCCGCGGGCAACGCCGGTCTGACCGACGTCTCGGGCGGCTGGCAGGACCTGAAGTTCCCGCTCGACGCCTACGCCGGCAAGAAGATCGACCTCCGCTTCCGCTACCAGACGGACGGCGGCGCGGGCGGCAAGGGCTTCACCGCCGACGCCCTCGCGATCACCGCGGACGGCCAGACCCTGTTCACCGACGGCGCCGAGAACGGCGACAACGGCTGGACCGGCAAGGGCTTCTCCCGCGTCGGTTCCGGGTTCACCAAGGAGTACCCGCAGTACTACATCGCGGAGAACCGGCGCTACGTCTCGTACGACTCCACCCTCAAGGTGGGCCCGTACAACTTCGGCTGGGCCAACTCCAAGCCGGGCTGGGTCGAGCACTACCCGTACCAGGACGGCCTGCTGATCTGGCTGTGGGACAAGTCCCAGAAGGACAACAACACCAGCCAGCACCCGGGCTCGGGTCTGATCCTCCCGATCGACGCCAACGCCAAGCCGATGAAGTGGGCGGACGGCACCCTGCTGCGCAACAAGATCCAGCCGTACGACGCGACGTTCAGCGCGTACTCGACGGACGCGTTCACCCTGCACAAGAACGGTGAGTCGCTGTTCCTGAAGCCGAAGCCCACGAACCTGGTCTTCGACGACCACAAGGGCAAGTACTACTACGACGAGAACCCGACCGGTTCGGTGAAGGTCGCTGACACCAACACCAAGATCAAGATCGTGAAGGAGCCGTACGACGGTCTCCAGATGACGGTCGAGGTCGGCCCCGCCGCCAAGTAATTCGGTAAACCTGCAGGTCAAAGCATGATCGGCCGTCGCCCTCTAGCGGGCGGCGGCCGATCGCGTTTAGATGCGGGTGCGAGTTTTCTTATTGACGGGGGAGCTGAAGATCATGCCAGGTGGAGGTTTCGTCAGATTGCCGGGCGGCAGCGTGGTGGTCGCGCTCACGCTGCCGAGGCCGTGCGGCGAGGGCGGAAACGTCCGTGTGCTGGTACACGCCGCGAACCGGGCCCGCGCCCTGACCAGGCTGCGGAACCTCGGGATGCGGGCCGTGTACCTGCGCGGCAACGCGCAGCCGCCGACCCCCGACGAGGTCACGGCCGTCCTGCACCACCCGGACGGGCTGCTGTGGCGCGGAGCCCCGGACCGGGCCCAGGAGCTCTGGCACCCGATCCGCGCCCTGCTGGGCGGCTAGGCCGTCACGGGCTCTGGCGGGGGCTCTCGCCGACGAGCCCGACCCCGGCCGTCCGGAGCTCCTCGACCGCCCGCGCGGCGGTGTGGGGGGCCACGGCGGCCGTCAGGTCCAGCAGCACGCGGGTGGCGAAGCCCTCGCGGGCGGCGTCGAGGGCCGTGGCGCGCACGCAGTGGTCGGTGGCGATCCCGACGACGTCGACTTCGGTGACCTGGCGGTCGCGCAGCCACCGGGCGAGCGGGGTGCCGTTCTCGTCGGCGCCCTCGAACCCGCTGTACGCGGCCTCGTGCGCCCCCTTGTCGAAGACGGCGGCGACGGCCCCGGAGGCGACCGCGGGCGCGAAGTTCGGGTGGAACCCGACGCCCTCGGTGCCGGCGACGCAGTGCACCGGCCAGGAGGTCTCGAAGTCCGGCTCGGCCGGGGGGTGCGCGAAGTGCGGACCGGGGTCGACGTGGTGGTCGCGGGTGGCGACGACGTGCCGGTAGCCGGCCGTGGCCTGGCCGATCAGCTCGGTGATCGCGGCGGCGACGTCGGCCCCTCCGGTGACCGCGAGGCTGCCGCCTTCGCAGAAGTCGTTCTGTACGTCGACGACGATCAGTGCGCGGTGCATGTCGCGTGTCCTTCGGTTGTCGTATGTGCCGCTGCGCGGGCTCTTCCCCCGCCCCGCCCCTCCCCGAAACCGGGGGCGCCGCCCCCGGTCCCCGGGCGGGCCGCTACGCGTACTCGGTGGGGATCACGGCCTCGCCCCGCGACAGCTGCGTCGCGGAGAGCGGGAGGCTCGCGAGGGCCTCGCGGTGCCGCTCGCGCACGGCCTCCAGGGACTCCCGCGCCACCACCTCACCGCCCTTGACCAGCTGGACCAGCAGCTGCGTGTCCGCCAGCGCCGTCGGCACCTGCCCGGTCCCGACGACCTCCGCCTCCGCGACCCCCTCCGCGTCCGCCCGCCGCGCAGCCCACTTGCGGCCGCCGATCGAGGTCTTCCCGCCCGTGGACTTCTTCGCCACCGGCACCAGCGGAGCCTTGGGGTCCGCCGACGCGGCCCGCGCCACCAGCTTGTAGACCATCGAGCACGTCGGGTGCCCGCTGCCCGTCACCAGCTGCGTGCCGACCCCGTACGCGTCCACCGGGGCCGCCGCCAGCGAGGCGATGGCGTACTCGTCGAGGTCGGAGGTGACCACGATCTTCGTCGCCGTCGCCCCCAGCTCGTCCAGCTGCTGCCGCACCCGGTGCGCGACCAGCAGCAGGTCGCCGGAGTCGATCCGGACCGCCCCCAGCCCCGTACCGGCGACCTCGACGGCCGTCCGCACGGCCTCCGCCACGTCGTACGTGTCCACCAGCAGGGTCGTCCCGCTGCCCAGCGAGGCCACCTGGGCCTGGAAGGCGTCCCGCTCGGTGTCGTGCACCAGCGTGAAGGCGTGCGCCGAGGTCCCGACCGTCGGGATCCCGTACCGGAAGCCGGCCGCCAGGTCCGAGGTGGAGGTGAAGCCGCCGACGTACGCGGCGCGCGAGGCCGCCACCGCCGCCAGCTCGTGGGTGCGCCGCGCGCCCATCTCGATCAGCGGCCGGTCGCCGGCCGCCGAGGCCATCCGCGAGGCCGCGGCCGCGATGGCCGAGTCGTGGTTGAGGATCGACAGGATGACCGTCTCCAGCAGCACGCACTCGGCGAAGCTGCCCTCGACGCGCAGGACCGGCGACCCGGGGAAGTAGACCTCGCCCTCCGGGTAGCCCCAGATGTCTCCCGAGAAGCGGTACGAGGACAGCCAGTCCAGGGTCCGCATGTCGACGACGGCCCGCTCGCGCAGGAACTCCAGCACCGCGCTGTCGAACCGGAAGTTCTCCACCGCGTCCAGGACGCGGCCGGTGCCGGCCACCACCCCGTAGCGCCGCCCCTCGGGCAGCCGCCGGGTGAAGACCTCGAAGACCGACCGGCGGTCGGCGGTGCCGTTCGCCAGGGCGGCCTGCAGCATCGTGAGCTCGTAATGATCCGTGAAGAGCGCTGTCGACGGCACGTCCACCGGCAGGCCCAGGTCCGCAGGGTTCATGTCACGGATGCTAGCGCACATTTCGTCAAAGTGACGAGATCTCGGGACCCGTTTGTGCGACCGGCCGGTCGCAGTGGCAGCATGGGACAAGTGAGTGTTGCTCCCATTGAGATCGAACGCACCGAGTCGGCCGAAGAGACCTTCGCGGTCCCCGAACCCGACGTTCCCTGGGTGACCCTGGTGCACAACGACCCGGTCAACCTCATGAGCTACGTGACGTACGTGTTCCAGGCGTACTTCGGCTATTCCAAGGACAAGGCGCACAAGCTGATGCTCGACGTCCACCACAAGGGGCGGGCGATCGTGTCCAGCGGCACCCGCGAGGAAATGGAGCGCGACGTGCAGGCCATGCACGGCTACGGCCTGTGGGCGACCCTCTCCCAGGACCGCATCTGATGGGGCGGTCCGCAGGGATGTTCGAAGCCCTCGAGGGCGGCGGCGCCACCGTCGCGCTGGACGAGATCGAGATCTCCATCCTGCGCTCCCTCGCCGTCCAGCTGCTGGAGCTCATCGGTCCGGGCGCGCCCGAGCCCGACGAGGACGCCGACCCGCTGGCCGTGCTGTTCGCCGAAGGCAACGAGGGGCCCACCGAGCGCCCCTCCGACCCCGCCCTGATCCGGCTCTTCCCCGACGCCTACGGCGGCCCCGGCCCCGAGGACCGGAAGGTGGACCCGGAGGAGCTCGCCGCCCGGTCGGCGGAATTCCGCCGGTTCACCGAGAACGACCTGCGCAGCCGCAAGCGGGAGGACGCGCTGGCCGTCGTGCGCAGCCTGGACGCGCTCACCCCCGGCGGTGACGGGGCGGCCGTGCTCGAGCTCACCGGGGAGCTCCCGCTGCGCTGGCTGGGGGCGCTCAACGACCTGCGCCTGACCATCGCGGCCCGCCTGGACATCACCGAGGACGACGAGGGCGCGATGCTCTTCCGGCTGCCGGACGACGACCCCCGCAAGCCGATGGTGATGGCCTACCTGTGGCTCGGCGGCCTCCAGGAAACGCTCATCGAAACCCTCTGAGAACCCTCGGAACCCTCAGGAAAGCCTCAAATGCGAACACTGTTCGCGCAGTGTTCGCTCAGCGGACGCTCAAATCCGGATAACGATCAGATCACCGCGATGCGGTGATCTGATTCTTTTTTGGATCTTTGTCCTGAATTCGATGTGCCTCAGGTCACTTTTCCGCGCCGCGGCCACCCGTAAGCCCGTGATAAATCTTCACGACCGCCGACGGGGCGCCACCCATGTCCCCCGGCCGCTTGAACCGGCTGACCGCCGGGTGCAACTCCATCCGTATCCGGGGGGATCGAGGACCCGATCCGCTGCCTTCGAAGGCGCGGGTCG
The Streptomyces sp. NBC_01296 DNA segment above includes these coding regions:
- a CDS encoding DUF2017 domain-containing protein, coding for MGRSAGMFEALEGGGATVALDEIEISILRSLAVQLLELIGPGAPEPDEDADPLAVLFAEGNEGPTERPSDPALIRLFPDAYGGPGPEDRKVDPEELAARSAEFRRFTENDLRSRKREDALAVVRSLDALTPGGDGAAVLELTGELPLRWLGALNDLRLTIAARLDITEDDEGAMLFRLPDDDPRKPMVMAYLWLGGLQETLIETL
- a CDS encoding RDD family protein, with product MSTDQPPPGQPPEDDPFLKKPQEPTPPSGGSPYGPPPGGPTPPPGGAPPPPGGPYGGAGGGGYPPPPPPHGGGPGDPYGGGGGYGMPDPLAGMPPLADFGKRLGARIIDVVIVLVPLFLIQLAFGTNRYAVETNKGEDVSQVFTKSYSGSGLAMTLISIVLFVGYDWWFAKKDGRTIGKKALGLRVAMLNDGSVPQSGAALGRAAMLWLPALLCCPCLWQIVLIVSILVDKPYKQGLHDKVGKTVVVSAA
- a CDS encoding RDD family protein: MTASPGDGEHAAREGYYPDPSIPGFVRYWNGLNWVPGTSRPAARSDETGPVFLDETGVTEALPEPELEPEPAPVARPAVPAPAATPAWQADPLHQSGFGGPRDHRVSWGSPPLPEPDPGHAPARSAGVSLGRGPRPEPLDAAERPERGPGVSFARTPSAAAAATAERFPAQAAARGSAEGVGILSARSPAAQAPAPAPAPAPAPAPAPAPAPAPVEPEWPAAPGAGAGPSGLTSSWPQTPLRRDPAPRRDPVAPRPEPEAPAAWDARPEPEAPMLRDPVARPEPETPVRRDPAAAASAAARSVHAPSSPSPSPSAQAPAVRRPAAGSAPASAPAPRQAAAPAEADHDLEAPAAPEAGRTAPRPTERAVFERMAERAVRPAGLVRRALARTLDTLVLGAVAVGTAWPLVPAATAHLEAKVDAAKGSGRTTTVWLFDSTMAGYLGLVLGAVLLFGVFYEALPTARWGRTPGKKLLGIRVLSAATLRPPTFGAALRRWLVYAFLGLPGSLWCLVDRPRRRGWHDRAARTYVAR
- a CDS encoding immune inhibitor A domain-containing protein, whose product is MTSNSSRRRALRAAAVGVTLAATAASGAFLVTAQASDKPSTAATVERQDPAAPAKEQVQHNLKGPFSDQQAQAREAALDQVLSGKKTVEQRGASKVVKLDDKKYVELGREKTDKIFTILVEFGDQVDSTTMFDPDGPDGPKPAVPKYGGTPGPLHNTIAQPDRANNNSTAWRKDFSRDYFQDLYFGTGQGKDSLKTYYEKTSSGRYSVDGQVADWVKIPNNEARYGSNYCGQTNCANVWDTVRDGVNAWVAGQKKAGKTDAEIKATLAQYDQWDRNDFDGDGNFNEPDGYIDHFQIVHAGEDESAGGGVQGTNALWAHRWYAYGTDAGKTGPAGNKAGGTQIGDTGIWVGDYTMQPENGGLGVFAHEYGHDLGLPDLYDTSGGGENSVGFWSLMSAGSWLGEGKDSIGDMPGDMTAWDKLQLGWLNYDTAKAATKSTHKLGVSEFNTKDKQALVVELPKKQVKTDIVAPAEGSSQWWSNMGDDLKNTLTRSVDLTGKSSAALGLKGWWDIEKDYDYLYTEVSTDGGATWTVLNGTANGKAIPADAAGNAGLTDVSGGWQDLKFPLDAYAGKKIDLRFRYQTDGGAGGKGFTADALAITADGQTLFTDGAENGDNGWTGKGFSRVGSGFTKEYPQYYIAENRRYVSYDSTLKVGPYNFGWANSKPGWVEHYPYQDGLLIWLWDKSQKDNNTSQHPGSGLILPIDANAKPMKWADGTLLRNKIQPYDATFSAYSTDAFTLHKNGESLFLKPKPTNLVFDDHKGKYYYDENPTGSVKVADTNTKIKIVKEPYDGLQMTVEVGPAAK
- a CDS encoding isochorismatase family protein, which produces MHRALIVVDVQNDFCEGGSLAVTGGADVAAAITELIGQATAGYRHVVATRDHHVDPGPHFAHPPAEPDFETSWPVHCVAGTEGVGFHPNFAPAVASGAVAAVFDKGAHEAAYSGFEGADENGTPLARWLRDRQVTEVDVVGIATDHCVRATALDAAREGFATRVLLDLTAAVAPHTAARAVEELRTAGVGLVGESPRQSP
- a CDS encoding nicotinate phosphoribosyltransferase, which codes for MNPADLGLPVDVPSTALFTDHYELTMLQAALANGTADRRSVFEVFTRRLPEGRRYGVVAGTGRVLDAVENFRFDSAVLEFLRERAVVDMRTLDWLSSYRFSGDIWGYPEGEVYFPGSPVLRVEGSFAECVLLETVILSILNHDSAIAAAASRMASAAGDRPLIEMGARRTHELAAVAASRAAYVGGFTSTSDLAAGFRYGIPTVGTSAHAFTLVHDTERDAFQAQVASLGSGTTLLVDTYDVAEAVRTAVEVAGTGLGAVRIDSGDLLLVAHRVRQQLDELGATATKIVVTSDLDEYAIASLAAAPVDAYGVGTQLVTGSGHPTCSMVYKLVARAASADPKAPLVPVAKKSTGGKTSIGGRKWAARRADAEGVAEAEVVGTGQVPTALADTQLLVQLVKGGEVVARESLEAVRERHREALASLPLSATQLSRGEAVIPTEYA
- the clpS gene encoding ATP-dependent Clp protease adapter ClpS, translated to MGQVSVAPIEIERTESAEETFAVPEPDVPWVTLVHNDPVNLMSYVTYVFQAYFGYSKDKAHKLMLDVHHKGRAIVSSGTREEMERDVQAMHGYGLWATLSQDRI